The DNA sequence TTAAAATAACTTAAAAAAGAGAAAAAATACTAAAACGAGAAAGCAATCCTAGGAGGCGTTTTTATGTCAAACAATATTCTAGTAGTCGACGATGCAGCATTCATGCGCATGATGATCAAGGACATCCTTACGAAAAATGGTTATAACGTTGTAGGAGAAGCAGAAAATGGCCAACAAGCTGTTGAAAAATATGCTGAGCTAAATCCTGATCTTGTCACAATGGATATTACTATGCCGGAGATGGATGGCATTACAGCACTTAAAACAATTAAACAGACAAATCCTGATGCAAAAATTCTTATGTGTTCAGCGATGGGACAGCAGGCAATGGTTATTGATGCTATTCAAGCAGGTGCAAAAGACTTTATCGTAAAACCGTTTCAGGCTGATCGTGTACTTGAAGCAATTCAGAAAGCACTGAGCTAATTAAAGGATTGAGGATCATGAAGAAAAGAATGTGCTTTGGTATCCTAATGGCACTTCTTTTTCTTCTTTGCCTTCCATTACATCCAACTCTAGCAAAAGATGCGAATGTGAAAGACTGCTTTGAAGGAAAAGGAGACTGCTCTCAATTAGGCGGTAAAGTTCCGTCTGAGAAAGGAAAACCAGAAAAGAACTCGGATGAAACAGGAAATCAGCAGGCTAAAAAAGATGTTGATTCTATTTCCCCTGGTACAAGTCTTGTGAAAATGTTCTTGGCTCTCATAGTTATACTTGTTCTTATATACGGAACTTTAAAGTTTTTAAGCAGTCGTACCCGTTCATTTCAACAAAATAGAACAATGCAGAATCTTGGGGGCATTTCAGTTGGTCAGAATAAATCTGTACAGCTTGTCCGAATTGGCAATAAACTGTATATGATTGGAGTAGGAGATAACGTTGAACTACTTCAGGAAATAGAGGATGAAGATGTAAGGCAAGAAATGTTGCGAGAAGTGAATGATTCAATAAGTGGTGGAGCAAGCGAAATGTTCTCAAATCTTTTCGCAAAAAGTCCAACTTCAAGCAAGAATAAACTGAAAATAAATTTCATAACTGAGCTCGATCGGCTGAAAGCAAATCGAAATAAGCTAATCAGAAAAAGGGAAGAAGAGGAAGAGCGCCATGAATGATGTGATGAATATGTTTTCCAATACTGATCCATCTTCTGTCTCGACTTCTGTTAAACTTCTGCTGTTGCTTACAGTTCTTTCACTTGCTCCAAGCATTTTAATTTTAATGACTTGCTTTACAAGAATTATTGTCGTTCTCTCATTTGTAAGAACTTCCTTAGCAACACAGCAGATGCCACCTAATCAGGTTCTCGTTGGAATAGCATTGTTTTTAACTTTTTTCATTATGGCTCCGGTCTTTCATGACGTATATGATGATGCTTTGAAGCCACTGTTTGATGAAAAAATTACATTGGATGAGGCTTACGATAAGGCAAGTGTTCCAATGAAGGATTTCATGGCCAAGCATACAAGACAGAAGGACCTTTCATTGTTCTTGAATTACGCAAAGATAGAAAAGCCTGAATCAGTAAAGGAAATACCGCTTACAGCACTTGTACCAGCCTATGCAATAAGTGAGTTGAAAACGGCCTTTCAAATGGGCTTTATGATATTCATACCATTTTTGATTATTGATATGGCAGTTGCGAGTATCCTTATGTCTATGGGGATGATGATGCTTCCGCCAGTCATGATTTCTTTACCTTTTAAAATTCTATTATTCGTTATGGTAGATGGATGGTATCTCATCACCCACTCCATACTGGATGGATTCCAATAATGAAAGAGGTGTATGCCAATGAGTAGTGAATTTGTTCTATCCTTAGCCCAAAAAGGGGTCATGACAATTTTGCTGATCACGGGGCCGCTACTCATTCTGGCGCTTGCCGTCGGTCTGCTTGTCAGCATATTTCAGGCGACAACCCAGATTCAGGAACAAACACTCGCGTTTGTCCCAAAAATTGTCGCTGTGCTCGCTGGGCTGGTCTTTTTCGGGCCATGGATGCTTTCAAAAATGATTGAATTCACGTCTTCCATTTACCAGAATCTGAATCAGTTTGTAGGTTGAGCCGATGCTTCAAATGCTGAATCTATCAAGTTTACCGCTGTTTATGCTGGTACTGGTGCGGGTTTTGGCTTTTTTTGTAACACTGCCGCTTTTCTCGTACAGAACTTTATCAACACCATTTAAAATTGGTTTTGGATTCTTTCTGGCACTTATTATGGTGTCTACGATGGAAGCCCCAGAACTTGCATTTGATCTCCACTATTTGTTACTGATACTAAAGGAGATCTGCGTAGGACTTTTCACTGGACTTATTGCTTATATTATTTTGTCAGCAATTCAAATAGCAGGCGGTTTTATAGATTTTCAAATGGGCTTCGCTATTGCCAATGTAATTGATCCGCAGACAGGAGCACAAAGCCCGCTGACAGGTCAGTATTTCTATATTATTTCTTTGTTGTTTTTATTATCGGTTGATGCCCATCATTTGTTAATAGATGGAATCTATTATAGTTATCAGCTTATTCCAGCTGATAAACTCATTTCATTTGGACAACAGCCATTTGCAGATTTTGTAATCAATGTTTTTAGTCAAATGTTCTTAATAGCTTTTCAAATGTCATTGCCGATTGTTGGTTGTCTATTTTTAGTAGATTTGGCTCTTGGAATTATAGCAAAGACCGTACCCCAGATGAACGTTTTCGTTGTTGGGATGCCGCTAAAGATCTTTGTAAGTTTTGTCGCCATAGCCCTTTTCCTGACTTTGTACATTGGTTTGGCAAGAAGACTGTTTCATTATATGTTTGCGACACTTCATGGATTCATGCAATTGCTTGGAGGTGCCTGAATGATGCTCTTGCGTCTTGATCTGCAATTCTTTGCAGGAGAAAAAACGGAGAAAGCAACCCCGAAACGAAAACAGGATGAACGTAAAAAAGGTAAAGTGGCGAAAAGTCAGGATGTCAATACTGCCATATTGCTGCTTTTCTCTTTCCTTGGATTATTCGTTTTTGGTACCTTCATGAAAAATGGCATGCTTGATATATACAGACAGAGTTTTACTGAATACATAAAATGGGATTTGACTTCAGGGAATTTGCAAAAGATGTTTCTCACTCAGTTGATTGAAGCAGCAAAGCTAGTTGCTCCTATTATGGGTGTAGCGCTTATTGCAGGAGTAGCATCGAATTTGATGCAAGTAGGTTTTCTGTTTACAACTGAATCTCTAAAGTTCGATCTGAAAAAAATTGACCCCATTTCAGGAGCTAAGCGAATTTTCTCTGTTCGGGCGATTGTTGAGCTGTTTAAATCATTATTCAAAATAGCATTTATCGGCACTATAACTTTTTCAATCATATGGATGAATCGTGATGAAATGATGATGATGTCATTGAAGACAGTTTCATCAGCACTTGGTTTCTTTGGGCATATGGCACTGACTATGGGGTTTGCAGCAACAATCGCACTTTTGTTCCTCGCTCTTCTTGATTATATTTATCAGCGCTTTGATTACGAAAAGAACTTGCGCATGTCCAAACAGGATATTAAAGATGAATATAAGAATATTGAAGGGAATCCGCTCATAAAGCAGAAAATCCGCGAGAAACAGCAACAAATGGCGATGAGACGGATGATGTCGGAAGTACCGAATGCCGATGTCGTCATCACGAACCCGACTCACTTCGCCATTGCCATTAAATATGATGAGGATAAAGCTTCTGCCCCTTATGTTGTTGCGAAGGGAGCGGATGAAGTCGCTCTTAGAATAAAAAATATCGCCAAGGCAAATGGGGTAATGACGGTTGAGAATCGTCCGCTTGCCAGATCACTATTTGCGGCAGTCGATATAGGTGACCTTATACCGGAAGAGTTCTTCCAGGCGGTTGCCGAGGTGCTCGCGTATGTATACCGGGTTGAGAAAAAAGCGTAAGCAAGAAGGAGAATTTTTATGAAAGCACGAGATCTAGCAGTACTTATCGGTGTCATCCTAATAATTGTCATGCTCGTCGTCCCATTGCCGGGATGGCTATTGAGCATTCTGATCTTGTGCAACATTACGCTTGCCCTGATGGTTATTCTTGTGACGATGAACATGCAGGAGGCATTGCAATTCTCCATCTTTCCTTCGTTATTACTCGTTCTAACGCTGTTTCGTCTAGCTTTGAATGTCTCTACTACAAGATCTATCCTTTCAAATGGAGAAGCGGGCGGTGTAGTTGAGACATTTGGTACTTTTGTAATTGGTGGCAACCCGCTCGTCGGTTTTGTAGTCTTCATTATATTGATCATTATTCAATTCATGGTCATTACAAAAGGTTCCGAACGTGTTTCGGAAGTAGCAGCACGTTTTACCCTCGATGCCATGCCGGGAAAACAGATGAGTATCGATGCGGATTTGAATGCAGGGCTTATATCTGAACAGCAGGCAAAGGAACGGCGTGAAAAAGTTGGCAATGAAGCAGACTTTTACGGTGCCATGGATGGTGCAAGTAAATTTGTAAAAGGGGATGCTATTGCCGGCATTATTATTGTAATCATAAATATTATATTTGGTCTAATTATCGGTATGACTCAAATGGGAATGTCCTTTCAGGAAGCGATTGATACATTTATGCGTCTTACTGTAGGTGATGGCCTAGTGAGTCAAGTTCCAGCACTGCTAATTTCTACGGCAACGGGTATTATGGTAACACGTGTTGCGGCTACTGGAGGCAACTTGAGTGCAGATGTTATCGACCAACTTTTCCAGTATCCCAAAATGTTATTTATCGCAGCAGGTACAATTTTCTTGCTGGGCCTTACACCAATTAACTTCTTCCTGACAACTTCTATTGCTGGAGTACTAGCGTTTGCTGGATATATATTGCTGCAACGCTCCAAAGTGGTCGAAGAGCCGGATGAAGAATTGGAAGAGGAGGTCGAATCTTCAGCAATGAAGTCTCCAGAAAATGTAATTAGCCTTCTGAATATGGATCCAATCGAATTTGAATTCGGCTATGCACTTATCCCGCTCGTTGATGCTGATCAAGGCGGAGATCTTCTGGACCGTGTCATTATGATAAGAAGGCAGCTTGCGATTGAACTCGGTATTGTCATCCCTGTCGTAAGGATTCGCGACAATATTCAGCTGAATCCAAACGAGTATAGGTTGAAGATCAAAGGGAATGAAGTCGCCGCCGGAGAACTTCTACTCGATCATTATTTAGCAATTACCCCAGGAGGGGAAGATGATTTTATTGAAGGAATTGATACGAAAGAACCAGCGTTCGGTTTACCTGCAAAGTGGATCACTGAGGAAGTGAAGGATGAGGCAGAGTTGTCGGGGTACACCGTTGTGGATCCGCCATCTGTCGTTTCCACTCATCTTACCGAAACGATCAAACAACAGGCAGATGAATTGCTTGGACGCCAAGAAACTAAACAGCTTATCGATCACCTTCAAGAAAGCTATCCGATCCTTGTGGAGGAAGTTACACCAGACCCGCTTTCAGTGGGTGAAATTCAAAAAGTGTTGGCAAAATTGCTTAAAGAAGGTTTATCCATCCGAAACTTGCCGGTCATATTTGAAACACTTGCCGACTTTTCAAAAATGACAAATGACACAGACTTGTTGGCAGAATATGTTCGTCAATCTTTATCAGCTCAAATTACGAAGCAATATGCAAATAATGAGCATGCACTTAGTGTTGTTACGGTATCTGGAAAAGTGGAAAAGACGATTGCTGAGGGCATACAGCAGACCGAACACGGCAACTATCTCTCACTTGATCCTGAAGTGCAACAGTCCATTTTGAAGTCTATCTCCGAAGAAACCGAAAAGCTAGCAATACGGGAAGAGAATGCTGTGCTACTTTGTTCTCCGGCAGTTAGAATGTACATTAGACAACTAATTGAGAGATTCCTGCCAAATGTAGCAGTACTTTCCTACAATGAACTTGAACCAGATGTACAGGTTCAAAGCGTTGGAGTGGTGAATATCGAATGAAAATAAAAAAATATACAGCACCAACAATGCCGGAAGCGATGCAGCAGATTCGAAAAGATCTCGGCAAAGATGCAGTCATTTTGAATTCAAGAGAAATCCGAAAAGGAGGTTTTCTGGGCTTGTTCAGCAAAAAACAGCTCGAAGTAGTTGCAGCTCTTGATCCTGATGCGATTGGGCCATCGGCTAAGTCGATAAAAAAATCAGAAGGTCAAAAAGTTGTTGAACAAATGAAGTTAAGACCAGAAAATGAAGAGCTTCTTGAAGAAATTCGGCAATTAAAAAAACTTGTTAAGAATGGCTACGTATCAAATAAAGAAGAGAAGCCGATTGAAGTTATAACGGCTTTAGATTTTTTGGTTGCTCAAAATATAAATAAAGATTTTGCTGAAGAAATCGTGCAGTATGCATTAAATAATTTGGATAAAAATGAAATAAAAGATCCTAATATGATTTCCCGGGCAATCATTAGTCAAATCGAAAGTATGCTTCGACCAATTCAATCAAAGCTTCAGAAAAAAAAGTATGGTCGAATAAATTATCTTGTCGGTCCAACTGGAGCTGGGAAGACAACAACTATTGCAAAACTCGCAGCAAAGGCAATGCTTGAGCAAAAGAAGAAAGTCGCATTTATTACAGGGGATACGTACAGAATCGCTGCAATTGATCAGCTCAAAACATATGCCAAGATCTTGGAAGCTCCAGTAAAGGTAGCTTATGAGCCTTCGGAATTCACAAAAGCAGCTATCGAACTGAAAGACTACGATATTATTTTTACAGATACGGCAGGCCGTAACTTTAAGGAAAATAAGTATATTACTGAAATCAAAAAAATAATTGAATATAATCCTTCAGCAAACATCACGCTTGTCCTGCCTCTTACTGGGAAAAGTGAAGATCTTGACAATATTGCGAAGCAGTTCATGGATATACCGATAAACAGTATTTTGTTCACAAAGCTTGATGAAACAGCATCTTGTGGTTCTATATTTAATATTGTTTATGAATATGGCTGGCCTGTATCTCACATTGCAAATGGGCAGGATGTACCAGATGACCTTTTTGAACCAACCGTTTCAGAAATCAGCAAACTTATAGCAGGTGGAATGAATAATGCATGACCAGGCAGAGAATCTGCGAAAAAGAATTAAATCAAAAGAGGGAAATACTCGAACCATTTCCATTGTGAGCGGCAAGGGAGGCGTTGGCAAATCAAATTTTGCTTTGAATTTTGCTCTCGCCCTCATTCGACAAGGAAGGAAAGTCCTTGTGATCGATCTTGATATTGGAATGGGAAACATAGATGTCCTGCTTGGAAAACATTCTAATAGAAGCATTAATGATTTATTCGAAGCCGATACAACAATTGATAAATTGGTTGAAGAGGGCCCTGAAGGGCTTCAGTATATTTCGGGTGGTTCCGGTCTTGGCAATTTATTTGAATTTAACGAACAGAGGCGCAATAAATTCTTCACCGAATTTGAGCAGCTTTCCGGTCATTATGATTTTGTTATATTTGACATGGGAGCAGGTGCTACGAAAGAGAGCATAGCCTTTATTTTAGCCTCTGATGACTGTATTCTTATCTTAACACCTGAGCCTACAGCACTAACAGATGCATATGGAATGATTAAGCATATCATAAACAATTATGGAAATATGCCGATAAATATAGTGATGAATCGATCCGTTTCCGATAAAATTGGGTATAAAGCTCTAAAAGGTTTGCAGGAAGTAGCTAAACAGTTTCTCGGTAGAGACCTTTTTGGGCTTGGTATCATGCCTGAGGATTCAACTGTTCAGAAGGCGGTTATGAAGCAAATGCCCTATCTGATTTATAAGGAAAATGCAGCGGTTTCCAATGCTGTCATTAAGATAGCCGCAACTTTTCTCGGTAAACCGTCAGAGGATAGCGGTTCCTTCTTGTCAAGATTGATGCAGCTTGTGAAACAGAGAGGTGGCGGATATGGAAATCAGAGTAGTCGTAATTGATGATTCAGCTTTTATGCGCAAGATGATTTCCGAAATGCTAGAAAGTGATTCTAGAATTAAAGTTGTAGCAACTGCCAGAAGTGGAAGAGACGGAATTGAGAAGATTAAGAAGTACCAGCCTCATGTTGCTACACTTGATGTTGAAATGCCAGTAATGGATGGCATTGAGGCTCTCGAGGAGATTATGGATTCAAACCCTCTGCCGATCATCATGCTATCAAGTGTTACAACTGCTGGGGCTGCAATGACAATGCGGGCAGTTCAACTTGGTGCCATTGACTTTATCGCAAAACCTTCTGGTCCAATCTCATTGGATATTGACGAAATTAAAGATGAGCTGATAAAGAAAGTGATAGCCGCATCAAATGCTCTTGTAATGAAAAAAGAAGCAAATGTGAAAGAAATTGAAAAACAAGAAAAGCCACTAAGAGCAGCACATTTTCACCAGCCTCATGCTAGGTCTGTCGTGGCTATAGGAACATCGACGGGTGGACCAAAGGCCCTGCTTCATGTCTTGAAGGGCATTCCTGCTGATTTTCCGGCACCTATTGTAATTGTTCAACATATGCCACCTGGATTTACTAAATCTCTAGCTGAACGGCTAGATCACAGTACATCCATACATGTTAAAGAAGCTGAACACGGAGAAATTTTACAAAATGGTCATGCGTATATTGCTCCGGGTGACTATCATTTGGAAATAAAACAAGTCGGAACAGCACTTGTTAATAATCTTAATCATGACAATAAGATAAATGGCCATAGACCTTCAGTCGATGTACTGTTTGAATCCCTTGTAAATATAGGGAATGTGAACAAGCTTGCGGTTATTCTGACAGGAATGGGCAACGATGGGTCAAAAGGTATACGCAGCATGAAAAGAACAGATCCTAAAACAATTGTAATTGCTGAAGATAAAGAAACTTCTGTTGTATACGGAATGCCTAAGGCAGCAGTTTTAACGAACTGTGTTGACCATGTGGCAAAGTTACAGCAGATCAGCGAGATCATTTCAGGAGTGCTCAGGAAAAAAAGGGGGATTTAACATGGATACTGCTCAATATTTGGATATATTCATTGACGAAAGTAGAGAACATCTGGAAACAGTTTCTGAAAAATTGCTTGAATTGGAAAAAAGCCCTGACGAAAAAGGAATCATTGAAGAAATTTTCAGGGCAGCTCATACGCTGAAAGGTATGTCAGCGACAATGGGATTCACTGACCTTGCTAATTTAACTCATAAACTAGAAAACGTTTTTGATGGGATTCGTTATGACAAGATTAAAGTTGTACCTAATATGATCGATGTGTTATTCGAAGCACTTGATGATATGACGGCTATGATTGAGGACGTAGCAGAAGGTGGCGAAGGGAAGCGTGACGTCACAAACGTTGTGAATGATCTTCTTGCAATTGAAAAAGGCGAGGTGCCTGGGGAGAGAAATGAGACAGAAGATTCCTCAGTTCCCAATTCCTCTAATTCAGAGTCTCCAGTAAAGGGCAATCGACTGGACGAGTTTGAAATTACAATTCTTGGAGAATCAAAGGAGCGAGGATTCGAGAATTTCGAAATTACAGTGGAGCTTAGCGAAACTTGCTTGCTTAAAGGTGCTCGTGTCTTCATGATTTTTGAAATTCTTGAGAAGCTTGGTGAAGTTATCAAATCAAATCCTTCAGTAAGTGAATTGGAAGAAGAGAACTTTGAACAGTCATTTAATGTACTCTTTGTTACAAAACACGATAAAATTGAAATAGAAGAAAAAATAAAAAAGGTATCAGAAGTAAAAGATGTTTCCGTAAAGCTGTTTTCTCTCGAGGAATATAAGGCAGAAGCAGAAAAAATAGAGCAGGAGAAAGACAGTCAGGTTGCGGAAGCTGCTTCAAATACTGATTTATCATCAATTCAAGCGCCATCTGTACCAAAGGAAAACCTTGAACAAAAGCAGGATAAGAAAGATTCAAAGTCAGCAAAGGCAAGCCAAAGTAAAACTATCCGTGTAAATATTGAACGTCTGGATATTTTAATGAATTTATTTGAAGAGTTGCTGATTGACCGTGGACGTCTAGAACAAATTTCAGTAGATCTGAATCATGGCGATTTACAGGAGACAGTAGAAAGAATGGCACGTGTCTCTGGAGATTTGCAAAATATTATTCTCACAATGCGTATGGTACCTGTTGACCAGGTATTCAGCCGTTTCCCACGGATGATTCGTCAACTTGCACGTGATCTCAATAAAAATGTTGAGGTTCAGATCACAGGAGCTGAAACAGAGCTTGATCGCACAGTCATAGATGAAATCGGTGACCCTCTCGTTCACTTAATTCGTAATGCAATCGATCACGGTATCGAGAAGCCTGAAGAACGCCGGGCAAAAGGCAAGCCTGAAAAAGGAATTATGAAGCTGGAAGCCTACCATAGCGGGAATCATGTTTTCATTGATATATCAGATGATGGAGCAGGAATCAACAAGCATAAAGTTTTAGATAAGGCGATTAAGAATGGCGTAGTTACTCCTGAACAAGGTTTGAGCATGACTGATCAGCAAATCTATCAGCTTATTATGTCCAGTGGCTTCTCTACAGCGGAAACAATTTCCGATGTTTCAGGAAGAGGTGTCGGACTTGATGTAGTTAAGAATACAATTGAATCTCTTGGCGGAAGTATTTCGATTGATTCAGAAGAAGACAAGGGCTCAGTTTTCTCAATTCAGCTTCCACTCACCCTGTCAATCATTTCTGCTTTGCTCGTCGAACTAAGAGAAGAAAAGTATGCAATTCCGCTTTCATCAATTATTGAAACTGCAATCATTCATAAAGACCAGATCTTCCATGCGCATAGCAAGAAGGTTATTGATATCCGGGGCAAAGTAATTCCTCTTGTTTACCTTAGCGATATTTTTGAAGTTCCAAAAAATGAAGCAGAAGAAAGTGATTATACTTCTGTTGTCATCGTCAAAAAGGGAGAAAAGATTGCCGGACTTGTCGTTGACTCATTCATTGGTCAACAGGAAGTTGTTCTTAAATCTCTTGGCGACTACTTGTCCAGTACATTTGCTATTTCCGGTGCAACCATACTTGGTGACGGGCAGGTCGCTTTGATTGTCGATACAAATGCTTTGGTTAAATAACTTTTCAGCAAGGGAGGAAGAGAAATGACAACAGTTCAAGAAAGAAAAGTGATTGTTTTTAACCTGAACGGTGAGGAGTATGCTGTTCCGGTACAAAGTGTAGGCTCAATTGAACGAATGATGCAGATTACACGTGTTCCAAAAGCGGAACATTTTATTAAAGGTGTCATAAATCTTAAAGGGGTTGTAACTCCGATAGTTGATTTAAGACTGCGTTTTGGTACAGAAAAACGGGAATATGATGACTCTACCCGAATCATTATCGTTTACTATCGGGACATGGAAATTGGTCTCGTAGTGGACGGAGCTAATGATGTAATTGACATATCTGTAAACGACATTGAACCACCTCCAGAAGTGATCAATACGGTTCATGCTGACTATATTGAAGGTGTAGTCAAGCTAGGTAATCGTCTACTAGTCCTTCTTGATTTGGAGAAAGTTCTTGATAAAAAGGAATTCGACTTTATGAAAATGGATGCATGACATGCAGATTGAAAAATTAACAAGTGTTCAGCTTGATGTTTTGCGTGAAATTGGCAATATTGGGGCAGGTAACGCGGCTACATCCATGTCTCTCTTGACCAACCAGAAGGTGGATATGGATGTTCCAGTCGTGCAGCTTATACCTTTTGGCCAGGTCATGGAGCTGATTGGAGGGGCAGATGAATTAGTAGTTGCAATTTATCTGCGGATACTCGGGGAGGCACCAGGTACCGTCTATTTTATTATGTCACTGGCAGAAGCCGAACAGCTTGTAAGGCAAATTATTCATGATAATTCATTCACTTTGGGAATGGAAGAAGAAATTGATGATTTCGCTATTTCCGCTTTAATGGAAGCAGGCAATATTTTGACCGGTTCTTATCTTTCGGCTTTATCTGATTTCATCAACATTAATATGCAGCCCTCCATTCCAAATCTGGCAATCGATATGGCTGGGGCTATACTCTCAGTCGGTTTGATTGAGCTTTCAAATGTAACGGACTATGCAATAGTAATTGATACAAGAATGAATAACGATGAGGACCGGAACAGATTTAAAGGTCACTTTTTCTTACTGCCGGATACGGAAACTGTGCCCAAAATATTCAATGCGCTTGGTATAGATTATTATGAGTAGTACGAAGCAGGTTGTAAAGGTTGGTATAGCAGACCTGAATATTACAACCGCACCGCATTCAATCCGTACGTCAGGGCTCGGTTCTTGTGTCGGCTGTGTCATTTATGACCCAGTTCGAAAAATTGCAGGGCTCGCTCATATTATGCTGCCGGATTCAAGCCTTTCCAGACAGACGAAAATGAATGATTTTAAATATGCAGATACTGCACTTCCCATTCTTGTAGATCAGTTAGTTTCAGCAGGTGCAAGAAAAACGGCTCTGAAGGCAAAAATAGCGGGCGGTGCTCAGATGTTCAAATTCAATTCTCAGTCTGACATGATGCGGATTGGCCCACGAAACACGGAAGCGGTCATCTGTGAATTAAAAAAAATGGGTATTCCGCTTATTGCCTCAGATACCGGAGGAAATTGCGGACGCACAATCGAATTTTTTGCGGAAACTGGAGATTTGCATATTAGAACAGTAAGTAAAGGGGAATCCATTCTATAGCAGTAAAATTTAACTGCATTTAGCTGGGAGGCGAATCATATCGTGACTGTTAACAATACTTCCAAAGAAGCAAAGCTATGGCAGGACTGGCTGGAACATCGCGACCATGAGGCAGCCAATCAGCTGATAGAGCAATATATGTACTTGGTCAATTATCAGGTGGAGCGGATTTGGAGCACACTGCCAAGCAATGTTTCTAAAGATGACTTGAAAAGCTTTGGACTTCTTGGTTTATTTGATGCTTTAAAAAAATTCGAACCGAATCGAAATCTGAAGTTTGATACGTATGCTTCATTTAGAGTACGGGGAGCGATTATAGATGGTCTGCGTAAAGAAGACTGGCTCCCGCGCTCAATACGTGACAAATCCAAAAAAATTGATCAGGCGATACAGCTGCTTGAACAGAAGCTTCAGCGGGCCCCTTCCTCAGCAGAAATTTCGGCAGAGACAGGACTTGATTCAGATGAGGTTGAGACAATTATTAAGGATTCATTGTTCTCAAACGTCTGGTCACTTGAAGAAAAGCCGAATGAAGGAGAAGAAGCATCCAAAGAAGGTGTCGGCTATTTACTTGAAGACGAAACCGCTGTCTCTCCGGACGAAAGACTTTTAAAGACGGAACTTCAGAAAGAACTTGCCGAGGGAATCGGCAGTTTGAATGAGAATGAACAACTGGTAATTAGCCTGTTTTATCAAGAAGAACTTACTTTTACGGAAGTTGGTCATATTCTTGGTTTAACGACATCCAGAATATCGC is a window from the Aciduricibacillus chroicocephali genome containing:
- a CDS encoding FliA/WhiG family RNA polymerase sigma factor, with protein sequence MTVNNTSKEAKLWQDWLEHRDHEAANQLIEQYMYLVNYQVERIWSTLPSNVSKDDLKSFGLLGLFDALKKFEPNRNLKFDTYASFRVRGAIIDGLRKEDWLPRSIRDKSKKIDQAIQLLEQKLQRAPSSAEISAETGLDSDEVETIIKDSLFSNVWSLEEKPNEGEEASKEGVGYLLEDETAVSPDERLLKTELQKELAEGIGSLNENEQLVISLFYQEELTFTEVGHILGLTTSRISQIHKKAIFKLRTSLEKIQAMA